A segment of the Streptomyces sp. XD-27 genome:
GGCAGAACGGCCGCCGCCGGGCCGCGTACATCACCTCGATCGTGCTGACGGCCCTGTTCACCGCCCTCCAGCTGCTCGGCCTGATCGCGCTGCGCGGCCATGACCACGCGACCGCGCTCGTCACCACCGCCATAGCCGTCCTGGCGCTCGGCTGGGCCGTCATGCCGCTGTTCTTCTCCGCCGGCGACGAGACCCTCGACCCGAGCCGACTGGTGATGCTGCCGCTGCGGCCGGGCCCGCTCATGGTCGCCCTGCTGCTCTCCTCGCTGATCGGCGTCGGCCCGCTGTTCACCCTGACCATGGCCATCGGCTCGGTCGTCGCCGTCGCGCACGGCGGCGCCGCCGCGGCCGCCGGCGCGCTCGCCGTCGTCCTCGTCCTGCTGGTGTGCGTGGCCCTGGCCCGCGCCGTCGCCACCGCCAACCTGCGCCTGCTGACCAGCCGCAAGGGGCGCGACCTGGCGCTGCTCAGCGGCCTGATCATCGCCGTCGGCTTCCAGTTCGTGAACCTCGGCATGCAGAAGCTGTCCGGCGAGAACGGGCTCTCCACGCTCGAACCGGCCGCCGACGTGCTGCGCTGGGTGCCGCCCGCCGCCGCGATCGACGCCGTGTGGGGTATCGGCGACGGCGCGTACGGCACGGCGCTGGGCCAACTCGCCCTGACCGCCGCCGCGCTGGTGCTGCTGCTGGTCTGGTGGCACCGCAGCCTCACCCGGCTCATGACCGCCGCGGACTCCTCCACCCTCCAGGCCGCCGAACCGGCACAGGGCGCGGGTGCGCGCGCGGGTGCGGCTACGGCCGCGGGCGCCGGTACGGGGGCGCGCGGCCTTGCCCGGCTGCTGCCCGCGGGCCGTACGGGCACGGTCATGGAGCGGACCTTCCGCTACGCCTGGCGCGATCCGAAGACGAAGACCGGCTGGGCCACTGCGCTGGTCGCCGGGCTCCTGCTCCCGGTCGTCTACGCCCTCCAGGGCAGCGGGGACATCTACGGGGCGTGCTGGGCGTGCGGGCTGCTGGGCATGCAGATGTACAACCAGTTCGGCCAGGACACCTCAGCGTTCTGGATGGTGGCGCAGACGATCACGGGACCGCGCGACGCCTACCTCGAACTGCGCGGCCGGGCCCTGGCGCTGGTGCTGGTGGGCGTGCCGTACGTCACCGCGGTGGTGGCCCTCGCGGCGGCCTTGCTCGACGGGTGGGCGGAGTTCCCCGAGGCACTCGGCATGACGTATGCCCTGCTCGGCGCCATGCTGGCCACCGGAGCCCTGTCCTCCGCCCTCTACCCGTACACCATCCCGCAGGACAGCGGCTTCAAGAACGTCCACCCGTCGCAGGCCTCCATGGGCACGCTGAGCATCTTCGGCGGCATGCTGCTGGGCGCGGTCCTGTGCCTCCCGGTGGTCGGCGTCACCATCTGGCTGCACGTGGCGGGCGCACACGGCCTGCTGTGGCTGGTCCTGCCGCTGGGGCTGGCGTACGGCGCGGGGCTGACGGTGGCGGGACTGCGCCTGGCGGCGCCGAAGGTGGCCGAGAGGCTGCCGGAGATCCTGACGGCGGTCAGCAAGTAGGCGGCCGGTGCGGCGCGATACCCAGGTAGGCGGCCGGTGCGGCGCGATACCCAGGTAGACGGCCGGCGCGGCGCGATACCCAGGTAGACGGCCGGCGCGGCGCGATGCCTAGGTGGGCGGCCGGCGCGGCGGGCGCCACACACGTACTGCCGTCGGCGGCGGCATGCACAGGTTGGGGGAGGAGCACAAGGTCGCCCGGCGCGCGGGGGCGGGCACCCCGCGCGCCGCACACTCCTCCCCCACCCACAGGGGTGGTTACCGTCTGATTCCGGGTGGACACAGTCACTTGCGTACGGATGTGCCGCAAAGGGCCCATCCGGCACCACCGCCAAGGAGAGATCGCATGCGCCGCATCCTCACCGCCTGCGCCACCGTCGCCGCGGCCGGAATGCTCATGCTCACCGGAGCCGCGCCATCGCACGCGGCCCAGGCCCACCACGCCGCCCCCGCCGGCTGTATCGACTTCAGCTTCGCGGCCTCTGTGGTCACGGGCCTCGCCGAGGCCTCGCTGATCGTCGAGGGCGCCGGCTGCGAGAGCCTCGTGATCGACGCCTCGGCCACGGGGGAAGCCGTCCGGGTGGACGGGGTGGGCCTCGTCGTCGGGTGACCGGAGCACCCACCACCCGAGGGGCCGGGTCAGGCGCGCCCACCGCCGACCGCGGCCCTTCGCCATACGCGGACCTCGGTACG
Coding sequences within it:
- a CDS encoding transporter, producing MSTSSPTSISDAPDPAAASFSGVPVSVTVPVFVRLKLALLHNGLRQNGRRRAAYITSIVLTALFTALQLLGLIALRGHDHATALVTTAIAVLALGWAVMPLFFSAGDETLDPSRLVMLPLRPGPLMVALLLSSLIGVGPLFTLTMAIGSVVAVAHGGAAAAAGALAVVLVLLVCVALARAVATANLRLLTSRKGRDLALLSGLIIAVGFQFVNLGMQKLSGENGLSTLEPAADVLRWVPPAAAIDAVWGIGDGAYGTALGQLALTAAALVLLLVWWHRSLTRLMTAADSSTLQAAEPAQGAGARAGAATAAGAGTGARGLARLLPAGRTGTVMERTFRYAWRDPKTKTGWATALVAGLLLPVVYALQGSGDIYGACWACGLLGMQMYNQFGQDTSAFWMVAQTITGPRDAYLELRGRALALVLVGVPYVTAVVALAAALLDGWAEFPEALGMTYALLGAMLATGALSSALYPYTIPQDSGFKNVHPSQASMGTLSIFGGMLLGAVLCLPVVGVTIWLHVAGAHGLLWLVLPLGLAYGAGLTVAGLRLAAPKVAERLPEILTAVSK